One genomic region from Microcystis panniformis FACHB-1757 encodes:
- a CDS encoding phage tail sheath family protein produces MEIAYKTPGVYREESFRQPEAKLPTGIPGFVGFFQAKPSEKDFPVNTPLALHRQEEFSEKFIAQGYLLEAVTGFFANGGTRCYVVRADSNQEPKSALEAALSSLAPLKDLDLLAVPDAMKLTDESAIIQVQQAMLQQCAQQGDRLAILDPLPNSTAAAVKNQREAIVRGQPKPINAALYYPWLKNTQGRWVPPCGHIAGIFARSDRTMGVFKAPANEEIQDALDLQVAIDNSLQGELNPFGINCLRAFPGRGLRVWGARTLSQDPNWRYLNVRRLFLTLGRWIDQNLGWAAFEPNSPRLWVRIGRELSAYLTQLWQSGALQGASPAQAFYVKCDAETNPTDLREEGKVLTEIGLATAAPAEFLVIRIIHRAGSVEMRPTP; encoded by the coding sequence ATGGAGATCGCCTATAAAACGCCAGGTGTCTATCGAGAGGAAAGCTTCCGCCAACCAGAAGCCAAGCTACCCACTGGCATTCCTGGATTCGTCGGCTTCTTTCAGGCTAAGCCATCAGAGAAGGATTTCCCAGTCAACACCCCGCTGGCATTACACCGTCAGGAAGAATTCAGCGAAAAATTTATCGCCCAAGGCTATCTATTAGAGGCAGTGACTGGCTTCTTTGCCAATGGCGGAACTCGCTGTTATGTGGTGCGAGCAGACTCCAATCAAGAGCCAAAATCAGCCTTAGAAGCGGCTTTGTCGTCTCTCGCTCCCCTGAAGGATTTGGACTTACTGGCAGTTCCCGATGCTATGAAGCTGACGGATGAAAGTGCCATTATCCAAGTGCAACAGGCAATGTTGCAACAATGCGCCCAACAAGGCGATCGCTTGGCCATTCTCGATCCTCTCCCAAACAGTACCGCAGCAGCAGTCAAAAACCAACGAGAGGCAATTGTCCGCGGCCAGCCCAAACCGATTAACGCCGCTCTCTACTATCCCTGGCTGAAAAATACCCAAGGGCGCTGGGTTCCCCCCTGCGGTCATATTGCTGGTATCTTTGCCCGCAGCGATCGCACAATGGGTGTCTTCAAAGCCCCAGCCAATGAAGAGATTCAGGATGCCCTCGATTTGCAAGTGGCGATCGACAATTCCCTTCAAGGTGAGTTGAATCCTTTTGGCATCAACTGCCTGCGGGCCTTTCCGGGTCGCGGACTGCGCGTCTGGGGAGCGCGGACCCTCAGTCAAGATCCCAACTGGCGTTATCTCAACGTCCGGCGGCTATTCCTCACCTTGGGGCGGTGGATCGACCAAAATCTCGGCTGGGCAGCCTTTGAACCCAATTCTCCCCGCTTGTGGGTGCGAATTGGGCGAGAACTGAGTGCTTACTTAACCCAACTGTGGCAGTCAGGGGCACTCCAGGGAGCCAGCCCAGCCCAGGCATTCTACGTCAAATGCGATGCTGAAACTAACCCGACCGACCTCCGGGAAGAAGGGAAGGTGCTAACTGAAATTGGTTTAGCAACTGCTGCTCCTGCTGAGTTTCTCGTGATTCGGATCATTCATCGAGCGGGAAGCGTGGAAATGCGCCCAACCCCTTGA
- a CDS encoding phage baseplate assembly protein V produces MNLFEVTVDTETREAIAGRIFGVVVGIVTNNKDPDNLGRVKLKFPWLSDKDEDESNWARIAAPMAGKERGIYFLPEVDDEVLVGFEQGNPRFPYVLGVLWNGKDAPPANNSDGKNNLRLIKSRSGHAIRLNDEDGKETIEIIDKSGNNSLIFDTSNNTITITADKDITISATKGTIKLDAQKIEIKSSADSKIEAGAGMDIKASATMNLKGATINLN; encoded by the coding sequence ATGAATCTCTTTGAGGTGACAGTAGATACGGAAACTAGGGAAGCGATCGCCGGTCGTATTTTCGGAGTGGTCGTAGGTATAGTTACCAACAATAAAGACCCGGATAACTTAGGTCGAGTCAAGTTGAAATTTCCCTGGCTTAGCGATAAAGATGAAGATGAAAGCAACTGGGCGAGAATTGCTGCCCCAATGGCCGGCAAAGAAAGAGGGATCTACTTTCTCCCAGAAGTAGATGATGAAGTTCTGGTAGGTTTCGAGCAGGGAAACCCGCGTTTTCCTTACGTTTTGGGGGTTCTTTGGAATGGCAAAGATGCACCTCCAGCTAATAATAGCGACGGGAAAAATAACCTGCGGCTGATCAAATCTCGCAGCGGTCATGCCATTCGTCTCAATGATGAAGATGGCAAAGAAACTATTGAGATTATCGATAAAAGTGGCAATAACAGTCTAATTTTCGATACATCTAATAACACAATTACTATTACTGCTGACAAAGACATTACCATTTCTGCTACTAAAGGTACGATCAAACTAGACGCACAAAAAATCGAAATTAAGTCTTCCGCCGACAGCAAAATAGAAGCTGGTGCAGGCATGGATATCAAAGCCAGCGCCACCATGAATCTTAAAGGCGCAACTATCAACCTCAATTAG
- a CDS encoding CIS tube protein, with protein MVLETPTKLKIKPLPPSKLPEITVQFNPTAYSITKPVTWSSQVSASTSTATKGEQSTVQRNLNAPVLQFGGGGSRTLVLELFFDVTEPVEGKPVDDVRQLTNKIVKLTRIERDTNQPPICTVSWGNPLDPPEFPFIGVVTNLVQNFTLFKSDGKPLRARLTVTFTEWIDREKDLKQTDPEQTTRLVKRGDTLSSLAAEVYGDPNLWRIIAQANNLDDPRHLKVSNPLIIPKLR; from the coding sequence ATGGTACTAGAAACGCCTACCAAATTAAAGATTAAACCTCTACCACCGTCTAAGCTGCCAGAAATTACGGTGCAATTCAATCCGACTGCCTATTCAATTACCAAACCAGTCACTTGGAGTTCGCAAGTATCTGCTAGTACTTCAACAGCCACCAAAGGAGAGCAATCTACCGTCCAGAGAAATTTGAATGCACCAGTTTTGCAGTTTGGGGGAGGAGGAAGTCGTACCCTTGTTTTAGAACTGTTTTTTGACGTGACCGAACCCGTTGAGGGTAAGCCAGTAGATGACGTGCGCCAACTCACCAATAAAATTGTCAAGCTGACGCGCATTGAACGGGATACCAATCAACCGCCAATTTGCACAGTGTCTTGGGGAAACCCCCTTGATCCTCCTGAGTTTCCCTTTATTGGAGTGGTGACTAACTTGGTGCAGAACTTTACCCTCTTCAAAAGTGATGGCAAACCCCTACGCGCTAGGCTGACAGTGACTTTTACTGAATGGATTGATCGAGAAAAAGACCTCAAACAAACTGATCCCGAACAAACGACACGCCTAGTCAAGCGAGGAGACACTTTAAGCAGCCTAGCGGCGGAAGTATATGGAGATCCCAATCTCTGGCGCATTATCGCCCAAGCAAATAATCTAGACGATCCGCGCCATTTAAAAGTGAGCAATCCTCTAATTATTCCGAAACTACGTTGA
- a CDS encoding phage tail sheath family protein, producing the protein MPQYLSPGVYVEEVPSAVKAIAGVSTSIPGFIGIVPDKIHLVAKNPTTPGSTKFVDFALPPAKIAKLITNWTQFTKFFGDLIGDETKAATADADPAIDPGHQHLAHAVYGFFNNGGSSCYVVRITDDTQLDDALKAFAAIDPISLVAIPGNTDDGIRDKVVAHCQATGDRFAILDGPETAADLTTLTKIPADSGVMPKRTDLAAWYFPWIKVFDPATKLQNPSGDGSLIVPPSGHLAGVYARVDNERGVFKAPANEVIFGAQDVSQPLSKADQDNLNPKGVNCIRVLNGKILVWGARTVGGDDNADLKYINVRRTLLFLRESIDEGTQWVVFEPNTPALWQQITRNVSAFLTNVWRSGALFGNTPQEAFYVKCDAENNPPELRELGQVVTEIGVAIVRPAEFVIFRISQMAQTS; encoded by the coding sequence ATGCCTCAATATCTTTCTCCAGGCGTTTATGTTGAAGAAGTACCTTCAGCCGTTAAAGCGATCGCTGGAGTTAGCACCAGCATCCCCGGATTTATTGGAATTGTACCAGACAAAATCCACCTGGTCGCCAAAAATCCGACAACGCCCGGAAGCACTAAGTTTGTGGACTTTGCGCTGCCGCCAGCCAAGATAGCTAAATTGATTACCAATTGGACCCAATTTACCAAATTCTTTGGCGATCTAATCGGCGACGAAACAAAGGCAGCAACGGCAGATGCCGATCCTGCCATTGATCCTGGACACCAACACCTGGCTCACGCAGTTTACGGATTTTTCAACAATGGCGGCAGCAGTTGCTATGTAGTGCGGATTACTGATGATACACAACTTGATGATGCCCTCAAAGCTTTTGCCGCGATCGATCCAATTTCACTGGTAGCAATCCCAGGAAACACCGATGACGGGATCCGAGATAAAGTGGTAGCTCATTGTCAAGCCACTGGCGATCGCTTTGCTATCCTAGATGGACCTGAGACGGCTGCCGATTTAACCACTCTGACCAAAATTCCGGCTGACTCAGGAGTCATGCCGAAAAGAACCGATTTGGCCGCCTGGTATTTCCCCTGGATCAAGGTTTTTGACCCAGCGACTAAACTACAAAACCCTAGTGGTGATGGGTCGCTCATTGTCCCCCCTAGTGGACACCTAGCAGGAGTCTATGCTCGCGTTGACAACGAGCGAGGAGTCTTCAAAGCACCGGCCAATGAGGTGATTTTTGGCGCACAAGACGTAAGCCAGCCCCTCAGTAAAGCTGACCAGGATAACTTGAATCCTAAAGGAGTCAACTGCATCCGCGTCCTCAATGGCAAAATCCTAGTCTGGGGAGCCAGAACCGTCGGCGGCGATGACAATGCTGACTTGAAATACATCAACGTCCGCCGCACCCTGCTTTTTCTGCGGGAATCGATTGACGAAGGCACCCAGTGGGTGGTCTTCGAGCCGAATACTCCCGCCCTCTGGCAACAAATTACCCGCAACGTTTCGGCATTCCTCACCAATGTCTGGCGCTCGGGGGCTTTGTTTGGCAATACACCCCAGGAGGCGTTTTACGTCAAGTGCGATGCCGAAAACAACCCGCCCGAGTTGCGCGAATTGGGCCAAGTCGTCACGGAAATTGGCGTGGCGATTGTCCGTCCGGCTGAATTTGTCATCTTCCGCATCAGCCAGATGGCCCAAACCAGCTAA
- a CDS encoding DUF6760 family protein, protein MAYHFHWQPEQILGLEHPERQQWVAEIAKINQRFNEQT, encoded by the coding sequence ATCGCCTACCACTTTCACTGGCAGCCGGAACAAATTCTGGGATTGGAACACCCAGAACGCCAGCAGTGGGTGGCAGAAATCGCCAAGATTAACCAGCGTTTTAACGAACAAACTTGA
- a CDS encoding GspE/PulE family protein: MSSANEKLQTKLPSFAQKLVQSGYVTIPQLQKAMIEKQKSHLPLRAILPLITGRPLPKEALAYYRLEQLSKLKAKYGVEYLDPESETIDWREIENLFRTVLPFEICRRYQILPLQKQESDPNVLHLAMVDPANQQILDDLRRILRDQELQFERRVIDRADYQKLVEIYRYRQEEALSGHFLPQEQELETIVDITGLFEDGQSLPHLNCKLADEDLGLIQQANQGTIVSVVNNILVQAIESKATEIHLEPQENQLTVRFRQDGLLRSAWEPISPEATPGIISRLKILANLDFSEKSRPQQGKMTITFSGRKIDFRLHTLPRQQGEKILLRVFDSRSPLWPLDELIASQETCKLVRTMIDCQAGLILLTAPARGGCSTSFYSLLAHRNRGGVNIATLETSIERSLNGITQVEIADGQGQDYASILPSFRNQDLDIIGIDRLADSSTLTHALEAALTGHLVISSLPLNDAFAAIARLNQLAEPALVADTLIGVINQRLVRRVCPVCRLKHQPKREELAKFGLSPAQAAQYSFYKANSLTAEEIIQAREKGRLCRHCHGIGYQSQIGVFEVITITPHLKTFIAAKKPADMLKKAATQAGFKSLLTYGLELVCQGYTTLEEIERVIADQFTLPPLSAANNPEIPSDVFGRIEAIEQLLKALNGELQSLKQEINLNSLKNFPKSANTTILDQELPDLTNLVLSSQNWSSDKETIVFAAPVYEELTDPGDWEQLKRELDQNQDLIASSQVDTSFPSVLDPWS, from the coding sequence ATGTCATCAGCAAACGAGAAACTTCAGACCAAGCTGCCTTCCTTTGCCCAAAAGTTAGTGCAATCGGGTTATGTCACTATCCCGCAACTACAAAAGGCAATGATCGAGAAGCAGAAAAGTCATCTGCCTCTACGGGCAATTTTACCCCTGATCACCGGCCGTCCTTTACCCAAAGAGGCACTGGCATACTACCGACTCGAACAACTGTCAAAATTAAAAGCCAAGTATGGGGTAGAATATCTTGACCCTGAAAGTGAGACGATCGACTGGAGAGAAATCGAGAATCTGTTTCGCACGGTCCTTCCCTTTGAAATTTGCCGTCGTTATCAGATCCTGCCCCTACAAAAACAAGAATCCGATCCCAATGTCCTTCACCTAGCCATGGTGGATCCCGCTAATCAGCAAATTCTCGATGATTTACGTCGTATCCTCCGGGATCAAGAATTGCAGTTTGAACGTCGTGTCATCGATCGAGCAGATTACCAGAAATTGGTCGAAATCTATCGTTATCGCCAAGAAGAAGCCCTATCTGGCCATTTTCTTCCCCAAGAACAAGAGCTAGAGACCATAGTTGACATAACCGGCCTTTTTGAAGATGGCCAATCTCTCCCCCATCTCAACTGCAAATTAGCCGACGAGGATCTCGGTCTGATTCAACAGGCCAATCAAGGGACGATCGTCAGTGTCGTTAATAATATCCTGGTTCAAGCCATCGAAAGTAAAGCGACGGAAATTCACCTAGAACCCCAAGAAAATCAATTAACTGTCCGTTTTCGCCAAGATGGTCTCCTGCGTTCTGCCTGGGAACCGATTTCTCCAGAAGCGACCCCAGGGATTATCTCACGGTTAAAAATTCTGGCTAACCTCGATTTCAGCGAAAAATCGCGCCCCCAACAGGGAAAAATGACCATAACTTTTTCCGGTCGCAAAATAGATTTTCGTCTCCACACCCTACCTCGTCAACAGGGAGAAAAAATTCTGCTGCGGGTTTTTGATTCTCGATCCCCACTTTGGCCCCTCGATGAGTTGATTGCTAGCCAAGAAACCTGTAAACTGGTACGCACCATGATTGATTGCCAGGCGGGGTTAATTCTGCTCACCGCACCGGCCAGAGGCGGCTGTTCCACCAGTTTCTATTCTCTACTAGCCCATCGAAACCGGGGTGGGGTTAATATCGCTACCCTGGAAACCTCGATCGAACGCAGCCTTAATGGTATTACCCAAGTGGAAATCGCTGATGGTCAAGGCCAAGATTATGCCTCGATTTTGCCCTCTTTCCGGAATCAAGACCTAGACATCATCGGCATCGATCGCCTGGCGGATTCTTCCACCCTTACCCATGCTCTAGAAGCGGCTTTGACTGGACATTTAGTTATTTCTAGTTTACCCCTCAATGATGCCTTTGCTGCGATCGCTCGCCTCAATCAATTAGCGGAGCCGGCCTTAGTGGCTGATACCCTCATTGGAGTGATCAATCAAAGACTGGTGCGACGGGTTTGTCCGGTTTGTCGGCTGAAACATCAACCAAAAAGGGAAGAATTAGCTAAATTTGGTCTTTCTCCCGCCCAAGCTGCTCAATACAGCTTTTATAAAGCTAATTCCCTCACTGCCGAAGAAATCATCCAAGCGCGGGAAAAAGGCAGATTATGCCGTCATTGTCACGGCATCGGTTATCAGTCCCAGATCGGGGTCTTTGAAGTGATCACGATTACCCCTCACCTCAAAACTTTCATCGCTGCGAAGAAACCCGCCGATATGCTCAAAAAAGCGGCAACACAGGCAGGATTTAAGTCTCTCCTCACCTACGGTTTAGAATTAGTCTGTCAAGGTTATACTACCCTAGAGGAAATCGAGCGCGTCATAGCTGATCAATTCACTTTGCCCCCCCTCTCTGCTGCCAATAATCCTGAGATTCCCTCGGATGTTTTCGGGAGAATCGAGGCGATCGAGCAGTTATTAAAAGCTCTCAATGGTGAATTACAGTCATTAAAGCAAGAAATTAACCTAAATTCGCTCAAAAATTTTCCTAAGAGCGCAAATACAACTATTCTCGACCAGGAGTTACCTGATTTGACTAATCTAGTCCTTTCTTCCCAAAACTGGTCATCGGACAAGGAAACGATCGTTTTCGCTGCCCCTGTTTATGAGGAGTTAACCGACCCCGGCGATTGGGAACAGTTAAAACGGGAACTAGACCAGAATCAAGACCTGATCGCCTCCTCGCAAGTCGATACTTCTTTTCCTTCCGTCCTCGATCCTTGGTCCTAG
- a CDS encoding PAAR domain-containing protein, which translates to MGQPAAKQGDQIIATDTHIIMVPAPPGPPVPTPLPHPFIGIINGNLSADVKIMGMAAATVDSTADNTPPHIPTPPGTAFQNPPANKATIKIGSPTVKINGKMAARNSDTAQTCNDPADLPVGQVIAVGTVLIG; encoded by the coding sequence ATGGGACAACCCGCAGCTAAACAAGGCGACCAAATTATTGCCACCGACACCCACATTATCATGGTGCCAGCACCGCCGGGACCACCAGTTCCGACTCCCCTTCCCCACCCCTTTATTGGCATCATCAACGGCAACCTCAGTGCAGATGTCAAGATTATGGGGATGGCAGCCGCCACCGTGGACAGCACGGCAGACAACACTCCGCCCCATATCCCGACCCCTCCTGGTACGGCATTCCAGAACCCTCCCGCCAACAAAGCCACCATTAAAATCGGTAGCCCAACCGTCAAGATCAACGGTAAGATGGCAGCGCGTAACAGCGATACAGCCCAGACGTGCAATGATCCAGCCGATTTGCCCGTAGGACAGGTTATTGCTGTCGGTACTGTCTTAATTGGTTAA
- a CDS encoding DNA cytosine methyltransferase, protein MWTFIDLFAGIKGFRIALENLGCQCVFSSEIDPHSQKVYLANYGHLPDNQDIRKLEAKTVPDHDILCGGFPCQAFSIAGRKHGFEDARGTLFFEVARILHEKKPKAFILENVQGLVHHDRGKTLKTILDILEKDLHYFVPSPQILNARYFGVPQNRPRIFIVGFREDLNIYHFSYPQPTHQETCLKDILEEKEVSVKYYLSNQYLETLFKHKYRHQNKGNGFGYEIISPDGIANAIVVGGMGKERNLVINKRLNNFTPVTRIKGEVNKLFVRRMTPREWARLQGFPDSFQIVVSDVQAYKQFGNSVAIPVVKAVAKEVIKALDLSRNSQENIRIKDLEGRQLEPEVLNVEKSQTKNAIIDRI, encoded by the coding sequence ATGTGGACTTTTATTGATTTATTTGCCGGTATAAAAGGATTTAGAATCGCCTTAGAGAATCTCGGTTGTCAATGCGTTTTTTCCTCGGAAATCGATCCTCACTCCCAAAAGGTTTACTTAGCTAACTATGGTCATTTACCCGATAATCAAGATATCAGAAAATTAGAGGCAAAAACTGTCCCTGATCATGATATACTGTGCGGCGGTTTTCCCTGTCAAGCGTTTAGTATCGCTGGCAGAAAACACGGTTTTGAAGATGCACGCGGAACCTTATTTTTTGAAGTTGCCCGGATCTTACACGAAAAGAAACCGAAAGCTTTTATCTTAGAAAATGTCCAGGGTTTAGTCCATCATGATCGAGGTAAAACTTTAAAAACTATTTTAGATATATTAGAAAAGGATTTGCATTATTTTGTCCCTAGTCCCCAGATTTTAAATGCCAGATATTTTGGGGTTCCTCAAAACCGTCCCCGAATTTTTATCGTCGGTTTTCGAGAGGATTTAAATATTTACCATTTTTCCTATCCTCAACCAACCCATCAAGAAACTTGTCTCAAAGATATCCTAGAAGAAAAGGAAGTCAGCGTTAAATATTATCTCTCTAATCAGTATTTAGAAACTTTGTTTAAACACAAGTATAGACACCAAAATAAAGGTAATGGGTTCGGTTATGAGATTATTTCTCCCGATGGTATCGCTAATGCTATTGTGGTGGGAGGTATGGGAAAAGAAAGAAATTTAGTTATCAATAAAAGACTGAATAATTTTACTCCCGTTACTCGCATTAAGGGAGAAGTAAATAAATTATTCGTCCGCAGAATGACCCCCAGAGAATGGGCAAGATTACAGGGATTTCCCGATAGTTTTCAGATTGTTGTCAGCGATGTCCAAGCTTATAAACAGTTCGGTAATTCTGTGGCTATTCCCGTGGTAAAAGCAGTGGCAAAAGAGGTGATTAAAGCTTTAGATTTATCCAGAAATTCTCAAGAAAATATCAGGATTAAAGACCTAGAGGGGAGACAATTAGAACCAGAAGTGTTGAACGTTGAGAAAAGTCAGACAAAAAATGCTATTATAGATAGAATCTAG
- a CDS encoding GPW/gp25 family protein, with protein sequence MEKSFLGVGVGFPIQVDSGALKWAKYEESVRQSIWIILGTAKGERVMRPDFGCGIYDLVFEMNTAATAGKISQQVREALLLFEPRIDVLDVQVISQSDSDGEKLLISIDYQVRASNNVFNLVYPFYLERM encoded by the coding sequence ATGGAGAAATCTTTTTTAGGTGTTGGCGTAGGATTCCCCATTCAGGTGGATTCGGGGGCGCTCAAATGGGCAAAGTACGAAGAAAGCGTCCGTCAGTCCATCTGGATCATTCTGGGAACGGCTAAGGGCGAGCGCGTGATGCGCCCTGATTTCGGCTGCGGGATTTACGACCTCGTTTTTGAAATGAATACGGCAGCCACCGCTGGCAAAATTTCCCAACAAGTGCGAGAAGCTTTGCTCTTGTTCGAGCCTCGCATTGATGTACTAGACGTTCAAGTTATTTCCCAATCCGACAGCGACGGAGAAAAACTGCTCATCAGTATTGACTATCAGGTGCGAGCAAGTAATAACGTTTTTAATCTCGTCTATCCGTTTTATTTAGAAAGAATGTAA
- a CDS encoding phage tail protein, producing MADRVDPYRGFNFRVEIDGIQEAGFRECSGLDATTDPVDYREGTDANHVRKLTGLNKFAPITLKRGITDSKTLWEWRETVIGGKTTRKNVSIVLFNEAQEEKLRWNLREAWPSKWTGPSFNATSNEVAIETLEIVHEEMVKA from the coding sequence ATGGCTGACAGAGTTGATCCCTATCGAGGTTTCAATTTTCGCGTTGAAATCGACGGCATTCAAGAAGCAGGCTTCCGCGAATGCAGCGGTCTAGATGCGACAACCGATCCCGTTGACTATCGGGAAGGAACCGATGCCAACCACGTCCGTAAATTGACCGGGTTGAATAAATTCGCGCCCATTACTTTAAAACGGGGCATCACCGATTCCAAGACCCTCTGGGAATGGAGAGAAACCGTGATTGGTGGGAAAACCACCCGCAAAAATGTCTCGATTGTCCTATTCAACGAAGCGCAGGAAGAAAAATTGCGCTGGAATTTGCGGGAAGCCTGGCCTTCTAAATGGACAGGACCAAGTTTTAATGCCACCAGCAATGAAGTAGCGATTGAAACCCTAGAAATTGTCCACGAAGAAATGGTTAAAGCTTAA
- a CDS encoding DUF3082 domain-containing protein — translation MTTELETKKVTPTRCLVGAAISAALGTILYYLTAAIGHSFYSKPMVAHSPIALRIGSAVRTLVFGLASLGTFIFAFVTIGLILLAIQLLLKRPQQT, via the coding sequence ATGACCACAGAATTAGAAACCAAAAAAGTTACTCCTACTCGCTGTTTGGTTGGTGCGGCAATTTCGGCAGCATTGGGGACAATTCTCTATTATCTCACAGCAGCGATCGGTCATTCTTTTTACTCAAAACCAATGGTTGCTCACAGTCCGATCGCCTTGAGAATTGGCAGTGCTGTCCGCACTTTAGTTTTTGGTTTAGCTTCTCTAGGAACCTTTATTTTTGCTTTTGTCACCATTGGTTTAATTCTTTTGGCTATCCAATTACTGCTTAAACGCCCTCAACAAACATAA
- a CDS encoding phage late control D family protein, translating into MPTTSTPNLLLPSFALKIGGSPLPIETEIQVISITVEDDLTLPSMFTVELTGLETQNSQISLLDDALFALGTEVEVKLGYGGQVATLIKGEITGLEPEFTINRLPSFIVRGYDRRHRLQRGRKTRTFLQKKDSDIAAQIASEGGLTAKAEDSQVTHDYIMQANQTDLEFLQARARQLQYEVVVEDKTLLFRPVGNASSAVLTLTLEDNLLEFYPRLSSLGQVNQVSVRGWSAKDKQKVLGQAKAGDEVSTMGGQSSGAKLSESAFGEGIGGISDRPVASQAEADQFAKAQFNREVLGLITGQGICRGNTQVRAGKVIEIDGIGQRFSGLYYVTAASHRYGPRGYFTYFTIRRNAI; encoded by the coding sequence ATGCCGACAACGAGTACGCCAAATTTGCTGTTACCGAGTTTTGCTCTGAAAATTGGCGGTTCACCACTGCCAATTGAGACAGAAATTCAGGTTATTAGCATCACCGTTGAGGATGACCTGACTCTACCCAGTATGTTCACAGTGGAACTGACTGGACTTGAAACTCAGAATAGTCAGATTTCCTTACTCGATGACGCTCTTTTTGCTCTTGGTACCGAAGTAGAGGTTAAACTGGGTTATGGGGGCCAAGTGGCCACCTTAATTAAGGGAGAAATTACCGGATTAGAACCAGAATTTACGATCAATCGCCTGCCTAGCTTTATCGTGCGCGGTTACGATCGCCGCCACCGACTACAAAGAGGACGCAAGACTCGTACTTTCCTCCAGAAAAAAGACAGCGACATCGCCGCTCAAATTGCCAGTGAAGGAGGACTTACTGCCAAAGCCGAAGATAGCCAAGTCACCCATGACTATATTATGCAGGCTAACCAGACCGATCTGGAATTCTTGCAAGCACGAGCGCGGCAGCTCCAGTATGAGGTAGTAGTAGAGGACAAAACCCTCTTGTTCCGTCCGGTAGGGAATGCCAGTAGCGCCGTCTTAACCCTGACTCTGGAAGATAACCTGCTGGAATTTTATCCCCGCCTCTCCTCTCTCGGACAGGTGAACCAGGTGTCAGTGCGCGGCTGGAGTGCCAAGGACAAGCAAAAAGTTCTTGGACAGGCTAAGGCAGGGGATGAAGTCTCGACGATGGGGGGACAGTCGAGTGGTGCCAAGCTTAGTGAGAGTGCCTTCGGTGAGGGGATAGGAGGCATTAGCGATCGCCCCGTTGCCAGTCAAGCTGAAGCTGATCAATTTGCTAAAGCTCAATTTAATCGGGAGGTACTGGGATTGATTACTGGTCAAGGCATTTGTCGGGGTAATACCCAAGTGCGGGCCGGTAAAGTCATTGAGATCGATGGGATTGGTCAGCGATTTAGTGGACTGTATTACGTCACCGCGGCCAGCCATCGCTACGGACCTCGCGGTTACTTCACCTATTTTACAATTCGGAGGAATGCAATATGA
- a CDS encoding phage tail protein codes for MSSLGLNAAFSLATNLLGIRSDPYQVFNFLVEIEGILAGGFSECSGLQVETTIEEYQEGGVNDYIHRFAGRSKSPALILKHGLTPIDGLWSWHQDVVQGKIERQNGTIYLLNKQRIPVIWWNFKEAFPYKWTGPELRADSGNVAFESVELFHRGLSRPSVSSLVGGIAAELSASVNIGF; via the coding sequence ATGTCATCCTTGGGCTTAAACGCCGCTTTCAGTTTGGCGACCAATCTTTTGGGAATTCGCAGCGATCCCTATCAGGTCTTCAATTTTTTGGTCGAGATTGAAGGAATTTTGGCAGGAGGGTTCTCTGAATGTAGCGGTTTGCAGGTAGAAACTACTATTGAAGAGTACCAGGAAGGCGGTGTCAATGACTACATACATCGCTTTGCCGGGCGCAGCAAATCCCCAGCCTTGATTCTCAAACACGGACTTACCCCGATTGATGGACTGTGGAGTTGGCATCAAGATGTAGTCCAAGGCAAGATTGAACGCCAAAACGGCACAATTTATTTGCTGAACAAGCAGCGCATCCCGGTCATTTGGTGGAACTTTAAAGAAGCTTTTCCCTATAAGTGGACTGGCCCAGAATTGCGAGCAGATTCAGGCAACGTCGCCTTTGAAAGTGTCGAATTATTTCACCGAGGACTCAGCCGTCCTAGCGTGAGCAGTTTGGTAGGAGGAATCGCCGCTGAACTAAGTGCATCTGTCAATATTGGTTTCTAA